The window AATGGAAGGTTTTTTTTTGGAATGTTAGAGGATTGGGGCAGGATCATAAAAAAGGATATGTTAAGGATATGATTGCAGAACATAAACTTGACTTTGTGGGGTTGATGGAAACTATAAAGACTAGGTATTCCAAAACTGAActcactttttgtgtgtgtgtgtggggggagggggggtgtgacgcccccgatttgaccgtacactaatcatgcacgcaaatgtgtacaatcaagatcagggactcacgggaagatatcacaacacaactctaaaacataaataagtcatacaagcatcataatacaagccaggggcctcaagggctcgaatacaattgctcgatcatagacgagtcagcggaagcaacaatatctgagtacagacataagttaaacaagtttgccttaaaaaggctagcacaaaagtagcaacgatcaaaaaggcaaggcctcctgcctgggacctcctaactactcctcgaagccgaaccccatgtagaatcatcctcgggatctctagctcctggactccagcatctggttgcgacaatcaggtatagaaagggggaaagagggagaaagcaaccgtgagtactcatccaaagtactcgcaagcaaggagctacactacatatacatgggtatatgtgtaaagggtcatatcggtggactgaactgcagaatgccagaataagagggggagagctaatcctgtcgaagactatgcttttggcagcctccatcttgcagcatgtagaagagagtagattgaagtcctccaagtagcatcgtatagcataatcctacccggcgatcccctcctcgtcgccctgttagagagcgatcaccgggttgtatctggcacttggaagggtgtgttttattaagtgtccagttctagttgtcataaggttaaggtacaactccgggtcgtccttttaccgagggacacgactattcaaatagataaacttccctgcagggatgcaccacataacccaacacgctcgatcccatctggccggacacacttttctgggtcatgcccggcctcggaagatcaacacgtcgcagccccacctaagcacaacagagaggtcagcacgccggtctaaatcctatgcacgcagggatctgggcccatcgcccattgcacacctgcacgttgcgtacgcggccggaagcagacctagcctagtggcgttccagtccaatccggcgcgcaccactcagtcgctgacgtcacgaaggcttcagctgataccacgatgccgggatacccataactactcccgcgtagatggttagtgcgtatagaccaaatggccagactcagatcaaataccaagaactcgttaagcgtgttatgtcgaagtaaccgcggacgccgtccagggccaggcccacctctcacctaggcggtctcaacctgccctgttgctccgccacaaagatccacttgcgggtactcctacgagccgacccgactttatttaccacatgtgtcatgtatagagtatataagtatatacccgtgatcaccgcccaagtgatcacgacccgatagtatagcacagcagacggacaggAATGTGGGGCCACTGATGGataactagcatcctatactaagcatgtaggattgcaggtaaaggtaacaacagtagtagcaaggataggctatgcatcaggataggattaacggaaagcagtaacaggctatactactctaatgcaagcagtatagagaagaataggcgatatctggtgatcagggggggcttgcctggttgctctggcaagtaggaggggtcgtcaactccgtagtcgaactggtcagcagcagcgtcggtctcgtagtctaccggagagaagagggggggggaagaaacagtaaatacaatgcaaacataagcatgacgatgcgtaaCATGAaaatgagcagtgctaggtgtgccctaacgcggcagtaggtggtaccggcgaaggggggaaatatccgggaaagtattcctgatgtttcgcgtttttggacagacggaccggagggggaaagtttcatgttcgctatgctaggaacgtgtggctgacaaacggactgcgtattcggattcgtctcgtcgttctgagcaactttcatgtacaaagtttttccatccgagctacggtttattttatatcaaaattttaaagatttaaatcatttttagaatttaataaattaatttaattcaaaatttaattaatgcatcagcatgacgtcagcatgacgtcagcagtcaacgttgaccgttgacctggtcaacctgacaggtgggtcccatctgttaggggctgttagctaattaactactgtttaattaaattaactaattaattagattaatttaaacatgattaattaattaatttaattaattaattagattaattaaatttatttttattatctgttttatttatatattttttaattttttttaacgttctctgggcgtggggcccatctgtcataggccccaggggccTTAGCGGTTGTGGGCAACCGGCGCAATACGCAACCCGAACGGGCGCACGCCCAGGTGTAGGCGGACCCGGGAGGGCACCGGAACAGGGGAGGCCGATGGTCACGGCGGGGCCATGGCCGGAGCGGGGTGAGGCTGCGGTGGTGCGTGGGCGGAAGCCGGAGCGGGGTAGGGGAGGCCAGGGTCGCTGGTACGAGGCCAGAGAGCGGCTCGGGGTGGCCGGAACTGCAGCGGGAGGCGGCAGAGCTGGACGACAGGTGCGGGGCCGCGAGCGACCAACGGCAAAGCCGCCGGCGAGGCGTTGCCTCGACGCGAGGCGCGCGGCCAGGTGCTCGCGGGGGCGCACACGGGGTAGCACGGGGGAGAAAGAGAGGAGGGAGtggaggccgtggcctcaccggggGTGTAGGGTCAAGGCagtggggctcggggaggaggtcgaggacgtcGCGGCGGAGGGGAAGAAGGCCGGCGAGGTGGAGGAAGCAGGCCGGTGATGGAGCTCCGGcgactggcggcggcggcgtcgacgtGCAGGAGGTGGCGAGGCGTCGGCGTTAGTAGGCGCCGGGTCGACGAGGGAGGAGCCGCGAGGAGGCCGGGAGGGGCGGCGATTGGCGCGGAGATAGTCCGGCGAGGGGGGTCCGAGAGGCGACGGggttcggcgtcgatcggcgcaGGGGCGCCCGATCTGGATCGTGGCGAGAGAGGAGCAGCCGTGAGGGGAGAGTGGGGTGACTCGGGGGTTAGGGTTTGGGTTATGAGGCCATATAGGCCAGGGGAGGTTAGGTGGGCCAgttgggctggccagctgggccggagCCCAGTGAAGGGGGTTCCCTTTccctttttttgtttgttttgttttcttttactttttcttatttttttctgttttcttttagttcctctttcattttagttttataaattaTAATGTAAAATCCTAAGTTAGCGATACTAATTATGCTACTGCCCCATTATTTTTGGGCAACTAAATGGATAgcttaatattttataaaatacaaaaGACATTTATTTGATTGTTTTAACTACTGTTTTAATTAtcttagagcctttaaacattttataaaagtgtcggttcttcaccataattacctaATCATTATTTGGCTCCACCCGAACTTTTAGTTTttatatttgaaaacttttattgtttgcctttattttaaatttgaactgGGTTTCGAACTGACGCGAGTTTATCAACTGTAACTGATGTGACGTGGAATCATTAGcggaggttcactgtagcttaattatccgggcgtcacatggggggggggggggggattttgaATGCACTTGAAATCCACCTAGTGGGAAATATGGAGGTATTCTGGCGGGTTGGAATAAAGATATTTTTGACACTATTCATCTTGAACATGGTGAATATTTTGTCAGGGTACATGTTTTTGATAGACATGCAAGTTTGAATGGAATTTAATCACTATCAATGGTGATGCTCAAATTGAAAGAAAAGCTAGTTTTTTAGCTGAGCTGGCTAGAGTCTATCATGATATTGCCTTGTTTGGTGGGGGTGATTTTAATATCATTAGAAAGAGTGATGAGAAAAACAAACCTAATAATCCAGATCATTGGAGTTTTGTGTTTAATGTTATTATAGAACATGTTGGGCTTAGGGAGATGTCTCTAAATGGGAGACAATACACTTGGGCTAATAATCTTCCTCATCCAACTTATGAGAAATTGGATAGGGTTCTATGTTGTCCAGATTAGGAGGAAAAATAACCCTTATCCATACTCCAGGCATTTTCTAGGGAGGCCTTTGATCATACTCCACTTTATATTTTGACACAAGAGCCCACTCAAATATTGAACCAATTTTCATATCTAAAATTCTTGAGTGCTTAGAGAGGGATTTAAGGATTTTGTGGTTAAAGTTTGGAATGAGGAGTATAAAGTAGATAATCTGGATAGATGGCAACAAAGATTTAGAAACTTGAGGAAAAAAACTAAAGGTTGGAATGAAAATGTGGATGCTTGGTATAGAAAGATGAAGAAGAAATTATTGATAGACTTGATGATTTGGAATAAAATGTTGAAAATATGGGATTAACAGCTGCAAATAGAGATGAACAAAAAGAGCTAAGTGCTCAAGTATCTAGGCTTATGTAGTAAGAAGAACTTAAATGGCTTCAAAAATATAAAGATAAAGAGATTAAAGATGGATATGGAAACACTAGATACTACCATACCAAAGTGAATGGGAGAAGacgaataaaataaaataatatcTTTAGAACAAGAAGATGGGGTGATAGAGGGAGAGATTGAATTAATGGAATATCTTACTAACTTATATAAGAAACTATTTGGACAACTAGATGGGTGGAACATTATGCTGGTAGACCTAGATAAGCCAAAAAATTCTGCTATAGAAGCTGTGGAGTTGACTTCACCTTTCTCTATGAAAGAGATTCATGAGGTGGTTTTTGGTATGGAGAAAAACAAGAGCCTTGGTCCTAATGGATTTCCTGCTGATTTATATCTGGAATTTTGGGATTTGATAAAATGGGATCTCAAGGACATGGTTGACGATTTCGCTTCTGGTGAACTTGACATCACTAGGCTTAATTATGGGATCAGTACCCTAGTCCCAAAAACCTCAGATGCTAAACAACTTCAGAAATTTAGACCCATATGCCTCTTGAATGTCAGTTCTAAGATTGAGTAAAGTGGTCTCTCATGTTATTTCTCCTACTCAAACTGCTTTTGTCAAAGGGAGATTCATTATGAAAGGGGTTGTGGTACTTCATGGAGCTCTAAATACAATACATTACAAAAAACAAAATGCTCTGATCATCAAAGTGGACTTTTGTTATCGAAATGTTGAAAATGAAAGGATTTTCTGATAAGTGGTGTGACTGGATTATGCTAACTATGAGATGGGGACATGTAGGAGTTAGGGTTGATGATCAAATAGGGCCTTATTTCAAAACCTTTAAAGGCCTTAGACATTGCTGTTTGACCTTGCTGATTATGCTTTAGCTCTGATCGTGGATAAAGCAAAGAATGGATTGTTAAGGGGGTGCTTGGTACTCAGCGTAACATGGGGATAAACATGCTACAATATGCTGATGACACTATTTTCTTACTTCAGgatgatcttgatgatgcaaaAAAAATTGAAGTTCATTATTTGTGCTTTTGAGCAAATGTCTGGGCTTACTATTAATTTTCATAAAAATGAACGGTTCCTTTTTGGAGAGGAAAATAATAAAAGACAGAAATATCAGGAAATTTTCACTTGTGGCATGGGATCTCTCCCTATGAAGTATCTAGGGATGCCAGTGTCACACACTAGAATTAGAAACAGACACTGGTCTGGATAGTTGAACAAATTGAGAAAAGATGTGAGTGATGGCAAGGTAGACTCCTAGGATCTATTGCTGGGAGAATAACCTTGGTGCAGGCCTGCTTGTCCAATATACCTCTTTATTATGATGTCGTTTTACCCCATTCCTGCTGGGGTACTTAAGAAAGTAGACTCGTATAGAGCTAGATTGGTTTTGCAAGAAGACGAAGATAAGAAGAAATACCATTTGGTAAACTGGAAGACCTGTTGCAAACCCAAAGACTTGGGAGGTTTGCGTATTTTAAATTTAAACATTATGAATAAAGATTTACTTGCCAAATGGTTTTGGAATTTGGAAATGGAGGAAGGACTTTGGCAGCCAGTCCTCTGGGACAAATATGTAACTGATGGATGCTTATCCAGGACACAACATAAAAATGGAGATTCACAATTTTGGACTAATATTATTAAGTTCAAAGAGATATTTGACAGATTTTGTAGGAAAAATTTGGGGGATGGCAAAAACACAAGGTTCTGGGAAAGACATATGGGTAGATGATAAACCTCTGAAAGAGGCATATCCAAGGTTATATATGCTTAGTTTTGAACACAATATCAATGTGTCTGAAGCCTTGGAGAAAGAGTGGAAATGATTTAAATTTAGAAGAAGAACACTATATGAGGAAACCATGGAATTGCGGAAAAGTCTGGGAAGATGTGAGGAGTTTAATATGGGAAGAGGTAAAGATCAGGTGGTGTGGATGCTGACTCCGGATAAACAATTTATTGTCAAGTCCTTATATAGACTAGAGATATTTTTAGAAGACCTTTTTATGCTAAAAAACAGATGATCCACACATAATCATATCAAATCTTCAAAATGCATTAAAACGGAGCATCGATCGGTAACAAACTATAGACCGGAGATATTTACTTGCATAAAACAAATGGAAATGAAGAGGTGAAAATAACGCAGATAATGTACTCTCAATGACTTATATTAGCCACATCAGGCCCAAACGACTGGCCACAATAACTAGTGCTACATGACAGCAAATGGATGAAATGGCTAGGTGGATTCTTACAACTAACTAGTACACTCACCCTTACAAAGTTTGGCTAACAACATTGTTCAAAGCAACAACGGCATGCACCGAACTCAAGACTGTAGACATAGGAGTTGGGACTTCTCCACGCAATGCCAGGAAATTAGGAGAGTAGGCCCATGTCAACCGCTAATTTCCGCAAAAGGTGTTGTTCCATGCTGAGCACGTGATGTAGCACTGGATCTCAGTGACCAGCTGAGGGCAATTCCGCAAAACAGGGAGTATAAGGCAAACCATTCATGCCTTCGGTGCAGATAACATGCACTTTTTGATTATCCATGTCATACGACAATGTCATGTTCTTCTTGTCGGTAAGAAAAATCATGTTGCAATCCGGATGAATTGCAAACATCGCATAAGAATCTCCATGTTTACGGCAATTCCTTCCAAACAACTCTAAAACCTTAAAGGTGTGCTTTAGGGTCCACTTTCCAGTATCATAATCCTCAAGGACCCAAATATAGAGTTGGCAATCATAAAAATTATCTGTCTTCCACGCATACAAGCGTCCTTGAGACTGCCCAACATCACAGATGTTTGGCAAGTCATTTGGCATTTGAATCTCCCTCCAAACTTCCCCCTCCACGTCGATTGTGGCCATTATGTTATCAATGGAAGGCAGATGGATAGTGCCATTAAGGAAGACATGTGTGTCTCTACCATGATCCACGAGAGGCTCTCTTGTCCACTTACTTTGCACATGAGTCCACCGTCCAGTTTCTGACGAGTAGATTGCCACTTGTCCGGAACGGTCCACACCAAACATATTGGGCTGGGGCGCAAACACCACAAAGCGGGATGGAACAGCAGGGTCAAAACCTAAGAAAGCGATTGGATCAGGACCTGGAAATCCGACAGGAGGCAGCACAGTCCACTCCTCGGTCGCAGGATTGCAGACAACATAATAGGCTTCGCCTAGCAGATTATTCGAGCAGCAGCAGAGGAGAAGGCCGCCGCAGGCGTGTTTGACAAAAATGTGGCAGTACCTTTCGCGCAAGAAAGAGAGAGACGGGTCGACAAGAGGCGGACCTCTCCCATTCAAATTTCGGAAATTGAGGCCATCGTCGTGATAGTAAAAGAAGCCCGAAAGAGTCTGTGGCGACCTCTTGCGGATGTCCGGGGCGGAGCAGAGGGCGAGCCACGGCTTGGACACGCACTTGAAGCGGCAGAGGGACCTGTAGGGCACTCGCGAAAGGATCTCGACGAGGGCGCCCTCGGGGAGGCTTGGCGCAGGCTGCTGCTCCTGCTCCCGCTCCAGCTTCTGCTTCTTCTCCTGTGTAAATGATAATGGCTGGCTCAGGTTCCGGATTCCTTTTGTTGGATCCAAGATTGGAAGGCCCTGTTAAACAAAAGGAAGACTGGAGCAGCGTGAGCGGACCTTGGAAGCTACTGGGGCAATGTCGGGGAGCAGCGGCGTAGAAGAGACGGAGCGTCGTCGTCGCGGCGGACGGTCGCCGTCGGCTGACCCTGCAGCGTACAGCCATGctcgcctcctccacctcctcctcctcctggcggCATCGCCTCCTCTTCGGCTCGCGGATCAGTGCCTTGAGGCTGTCGAATCGACCGTGGCGGCGCTGGCTGCCGCTGCTCGCCGGGGCTAGGGTTCGTGAATCGTGAGGGGGAATGGGGCGGCAGCTGGTTTGGGAGCTCGCGTGACTGCGAGTGGGAGTGGTTGATTTGTTACTCTGCTGACAATAGACGGCCCAATGGACCCTGATAATTTGTTGGCCCACTCCGCTGAATAATAATCGAATAATTTCCTTGGTGCCTCTAAAAAAAGAAGAATAATTTCCTTGGTTGATTTGTTAATTTAGGAGCCGGTGACAGAAAGAGCTTTGCATTAGCAGAATGTACATAACGCTTTTGTATGTGCTGCTACTAGATACATTCCCAATTACTTGTTGACACCTGTTAGTATTGAAAGCAACTTAACAATGTAGTAGTGGTTGCTATGGCAGATTATATATTGT is drawn from Aegilops tauschii subsp. strangulata cultivar AL8/78 chromosome 1, Aet v6.0, whole genome shotgun sequence and contains these coding sequences:
- the LOC109772290 gene encoding uncharacterized protein — its product is MPPGGGGGGGEHGSTVRRGDDDAPSDSTPPLPAIVPVASEDAKKKQRVEEQRTAPSLPEGAIVEILSRVPYRSLCRFKCVSKPWLALCSAPDIRKRSPQTLSGFFYHDEGDALRFCNLNGRGPPLVDPSLPFLRKTYRHISVRQVCAGLLLCSCSNSSRDQSFWNWNSSLDESCYVVCNPATEEWTVLPPVGYPEGDPIPFLGFDAAVPSRFVVFAPRPNTFSVDGSAQVAIYSSETGRWTHLQSGWSTDPLISHGRYTQVFLNGTIHLRSIGHRIATVDAEGKVWRVITMPGDSSKICDVGQSQGRLYAWKIDNSHDCQLYIWVLEDYGTGKWTLQHTINVLELFGRNHREDGDSYAMFAVHPDRNMIFLTDEKNMTLSYDIDNLKVTVICTEGMKGLPYTPCFAELPSAAPASSGSQRRHGRFDSLKALIREPKRRRCRQEEEEVEEASMAGLPILDPTKGIRNLSQPLSFTQEKKQKLEREQEQQPAPSLPEGALVEILSRVPYRSLCRFKCVSKPWLALCSAPDIRKRSPQTLSGFFYYHDDGLNFRNLNGRGPPLVDPSLSFLRERYCHIFVKHACGGLLLCCCSNNLLGEAYYVVCNPATEEWTVLPPVGFPGPDPIAFLGFDPAVPSRFVVFAPQPNMFGVDRSGQVAIYSSETGRWTHVQSKWTREPLVDHGRDTHVFLNGTIHLPSIDNIMATIDVEGEVWREIQMPNDLPNICDVGQSQGRLYAWKTDNFYDCQLYIWVLEDYDTGKWTLKHTFKVLELFGRNCRKHGDSYAMFAIHPDCNMIFLTDKKNMTLSYDMDNQKVHVICTEGMNGLPYTPCFAELPSAGH